The following proteins come from a genomic window of Flavobacterium crocinum:
- the trxB gene encoding thioredoxin-disulfide reductase yields MSNTIEKIKCLIIGSGPAGYTAAIYAARANMNPVLYQGMQPGGQLTTTNEVENFPGYVDGVTGPEMMIQLQEQAKRFGADIRDGWATKVDFSGDIHKVWINDSIELHCETVIISTGASAKYLGLPSEQHYLNMGGGVSACAVCDGFFYRNQDVVIVGAGDSACEEAHYLSKLCKKVTMLVRSEKFRASKIMEERVRKTENIEILMNHDTVEVLGDNNVVHAIKALNKTSGETIEIPATGFFVAIGHKPNTDIFKDYITLDETGYIVNTPGTSKTNVGGVFVAGDAADHVYRQAITAAGTGCMAALDAERYLASK; encoded by the coding sequence ATGTCAAATACAATTGAAAAAATTAAATGCCTTATTATAGGTTCTGGTCCTGCGGGCTATACTGCGGCGATTTATGCGGCCAGAGCAAATATGAATCCAGTATTATACCAAGGAATGCAACCTGGTGGTCAGTTGACCACAACTAATGAAGTTGAGAACTTTCCTGGTTATGTTGATGGAGTTACAGGTCCGGAAATGATGATTCAGTTACAAGAACAAGCAAAACGTTTTGGTGCTGATATTCGTGACGGATGGGCTACAAAAGTTGATTTTTCCGGAGATATTCATAAAGTTTGGATTAATGATTCTATCGAGTTGCACTGTGAAACTGTAATTATTTCTACAGGTGCTTCAGCTAAATATTTAGGATTGCCATCAGAACAACACTATTTAAATATGGGTGGAGGAGTTTCTGCATGTGCGGTTTGTGATGGTTTCTTCTACAGAAATCAGGATGTTGTAATTGTTGGAGCTGGAGATTCTGCTTGTGAAGAAGCACATTACTTATCTAAACTTTGTAAAAAAGTAACGATGTTGGTAAGAAGCGAAAAATTCAGAGCTTCTAAAATTATGGAAGAGCGTGTTCGTAAAACTGAAAATATCGAGATTTTAATGAACCATGATACTGTTGAAGTTTTAGGAGATAACAATGTAGTTCATGCTATTAAAGCTTTAAACAAAACTAGTGGTGAAACAATCGAAATTCCTGCAACCGGTTTCTTCGTGGCAATTGGACACAAACCAAACACAGATATCTTCAAAGATTACATCACTCTTGATGAAACTGGTTACATTGTAAATACTCCGGGTACATCTAAAACAAATGTTGGTGGTGTTTTCGTAGCAGGTGATGCTGCAGACCATGTGTACCGTCAGGCAATTACTGCTGCAGGAACTGGATGTATGGCTGCATTGGATGCTGAAAGATATTTGGCTTCTAAATAA
- a CDS encoding pectate lyase family protein — protein sequence MSKKTISTVTAFAFLLFLCSFVSPHFSDEKKLEEKIESKIVYNKNKHSITLSWAAFGSSGNYVITRGGSRLASEFVEVGSTSRLTFTDNKPNQNKYENYYKITRSSVTIIISLENQIFGDNVYFYDRKYEKAETARNEINSQFAAIGLGGANGEWTTKRQAYYFKPNVKNQTYDSGGSGSASSVEANSIELGFYSHIGGLGKVPSAVKLGAVFTRPHLSGGANATCTFWRSIENVAVMRDFAWTVSQSTSARRMLLESTSKYISDIGNTNFWGSGGFIADAHYTSTRPNWGGQQQWYTRNAVFPSGSGAMGGSYNMVWQGCINPPQADDVNSPIATTPIIREKPFLFIGDDGEYKVFVPAWQKERVGVSWSSTDMGKGEIQDLLTNWYVSKEGDTDVEINAALKAGKNIFFTPGHYALNAPIQVNRKEAILLGAGIASVTLEPTERNTWGCIYADDKDGIIIAGLLMDSFNSTTYQVRIGNDEVKKDHSADPILLSDITCRVGGVQSKNIQIQVSMQINSNNVVGDHFWLWRADHGSQKGGDARWTRDRCKNGLIVTGNDVTLYGLFTEHYQEYEVLWLGERGRTFFFQNEPPYDAPNQASWSSQNGRVEGYAAFKVANTVKEHRSIGMGSYAVFTGTDGKVNKKNGFEAPNSPNVKLEKMCITRFAGPGNIQNVINSTGGSTATGAKRVISYNNGEGIQPYDEEFTLPNNESYPVYIKMDK from the coding sequence ATGAGTAAAAAAACGATTTCAACAGTTACAGCATTTGCATTTTTGCTGTTTTTATGCAGTTTTGTTTCGCCTCATTTTTCTGATGAAAAAAAACTGGAAGAAAAAATAGAGAGTAAAATTGTTTATAACAAAAACAAACATAGTATAACTTTATCATGGGCAGCTTTTGGTTCTTCAGGAAATTATGTAATTACAAGAGGAGGAAGTCGCTTAGCATCAGAATTTGTAGAGGTTGGTTCCACTTCCAGACTTACATTTACAGATAACAAACCTAATCAAAATAAGTATGAGAACTATTATAAAATCACCCGGAGTTCTGTAACTATTATTATTTCGCTGGAAAATCAAATTTTTGGCGACAATGTTTATTTCTATGACAGAAAATATGAAAAGGCGGAAACAGCAAGAAATGAAATTAATTCGCAATTTGCTGCAATTGGTCTAGGAGGAGCAAATGGAGAATGGACCACAAAACGACAGGCCTATTATTTTAAACCAAATGTTAAGAATCAAACGTATGATTCCGGTGGATCAGGTTCGGCTTCTTCGGTCGAAGCCAATTCGATAGAATTAGGGTTTTATTCTCATATTGGAGGTTTAGGTAAAGTGCCGTCAGCAGTAAAACTAGGAGCTGTATTTACCAGACCTCATCTTTCGGGAGGTGCCAATGCTACTTGTACTTTTTGGCGTTCTATCGAAAATGTTGCCGTAATGCGTGATTTTGCATGGACAGTTTCACAGTCCACCAGCGCTCGAAGAATGCTTTTGGAAAGTACTTCAAAATATATTTCAGATATTGGAAATACTAATTTTTGGGGAAGCGGAGGTTTTATTGCTGATGCTCACTATACCTCAACAAGGCCAAACTGGGGAGGACAGCAGCAATGGTACACAAGGAATGCTGTTTTTCCTTCGGGATCCGGAGCGATGGGCGGTTCGTATAATATGGTTTGGCAGGGCTGTATAAACCCTCCCCAGGCTGATGATGTCAATTCGCCAATTGCAACTACACCAATTATCAGGGAGAAACCTTTCTTGTTTATAGGTGATGATGGGGAATATAAAGTTTTTGTTCCGGCTTGGCAGAAAGAGAGAGTAGGAGTTTCATGGTCGTCAACGGATATGGGAAAAGGGGAGATTCAGGATTTGCTTACCAATTGGTATGTTAGTAAAGAAGGAGATACAGATGTGGAAATTAATGCAGCATTAAAAGCGGGTAAAAATATATTTTTCACTCCCGGACATTATGCATTGAATGCTCCCATTCAGGTAAACAGAAAAGAGGCTATACTTCTTGGTGCCGGTATTGCTTCGGTAACACTGGAGCCGACAGAAAGGAATACGTGGGGATGTATTTATGCTGATGATAAAGACGGAATTATTATTGCCGGACTTCTTATGGATTCATTTAATAGTACAACTTATCAGGTTAGAATTGGGAATGATGAAGTAAAAAAAGATCATTCGGCAGATCCAATATTATTGTCGGATATCACCTGCAGAGTAGGCGGGGTTCAGTCAAAGAATATTCAGATACAGGTTTCTATGCAGATTAATAGTAATAATGTGGTTGGAGATCATTTCTGGTTATGGCGTGCTGATCACGGTTCGCAGAAAGGTGGCGATGCACGTTGGACAAGAGACAGGTGTAAAAACGGACTTATAGTTACCGGAAACGATGTTACGTTATATGGATTGTTTACAGAGCACTATCAGGAATATGAGGTTTTATGGCTCGGAGAACGTGGCAGAACTTTTTTCTTTCAGAACGAACCTCCATATGATGCTCCAAATCAGGCAAGTTGGAGTAGTCAGAATGGAAGGGTTGAGGGTTATGCCGCATTCAAGGTGGCTAATACAGTAAAAGAACATCGTAGTATTGGAATGGGATCTTATGCTGTTTTTACAGGAACTGATGGAAAAGTGAATAAGAAAAATGGTTTTGAAGCTCCTAATAGCCCAAATGTAAAATTGGAAAAAATGTGCATTACCCGTTTTGCAGGACCAGGTAATATCCAAAATGTAATAAACAGTACTGGTGGAAGTACTGCAACCGGTGCAAAACGTGTGATTTCATATAATAATGGTGAAGGTATTCAGCCTTATGATGAAGAATTTACTTTGCCAAATAATGAATCTTATCCTGTTTACATTAAAATGGATAAATAG
- a CDS encoding ParA family protein — protein MGKIIAIANQKGGVGKTTTSVNLAAALGVLEKKVLLIDADPQANATSGLGIDVETVETGTYQILEHTVTPKEAILKCTAPNVDVIPAHIDLVAIEIELVDKENREYMLKKALEEAKQEYDYIIIDCAPSLGLLTLNALTASDSVVIPIQCEYFALEGLGKLLNTIKSIQKIHNPDLDIEGLLLTMYDSRLRLSNQVVEEVQKHFNDMVFDTVIQRNVKLSEAPSFGESIINYDATSKGAVNYIHLAQEIIKKNSK, from the coding sequence ATGGGCAAAATCATTGCTATTGCTAATCAAAAAGGAGGCGTTGGAAAGACTACTACATCAGTAAATCTTGCAGCGGCGTTAGGTGTTCTAGAAAAAAAAGTATTATTAATTGATGCTGATCCTCAAGCCAATGCTACATCTGGTCTTGGAATTGATGTAGAAACAGTTGAAACTGGAACTTATCAAATTCTTGAGCATACCGTAACACCAAAAGAAGCCATTTTAAAATGTACAGCTCCAAACGTAGATGTGATCCCTGCTCACATTGACCTTGTTGCGATCGAAATTGAATTGGTTGACAAAGAAAACCGTGAGTATATGCTTAAAAAAGCATTAGAAGAGGCGAAACAAGAATATGATTACATCATTATCGACTGCGCGCCATCTCTTGGTTTGTTAACCCTGAATGCTTTAACTGCATCAGATTCAGTAGTTATTCCTATTCAATGTGAATATTTTGCACTTGAAGGATTAGGAAAATTATTGAACACAATTAAGAGTATTCAAAAAATACACAATCCTGATCTTGACATCGAAGGGTTACTATTAACTATGTACGATTCAAGATTACGTTTATCTAATCAGGTTGTTGAAGAGGTTCAAAAACACTTTAACGACATGGTATTTGACACTGTAATTCAGCGAAATGTAAAATTAAGTGAAGCTCCAAGTTTTGGTGAAAGTATCATTAATTATGATGCAACCAGTAAAGGTGCTGTAAACTACATTCATTTAGCTCAGGAAATTATAAAGAAAAACAGTAAATAG
- a CDS encoding ParB/RepB/Spo0J family partition protein gives MTKVIKKQALGRGLSALLKDPENDIQSVEDKNADKVVGNIIELEISAIEINPFQPRSNFNEESLRELATSIKELGVIQPITVRKLDFNKYQLISGERRLRASKLVGLATVPAYIRIANDNESLVMALVENIQRHDLDPIEIALSYQRLIDEIQLTQEQMSERVGKKRSTIANYLRLLKLDPIIQTGIRDGFISMGHGRAIINIDDLEAQTDIYQKIVSQNLSVRETEALVKNYHEGVPAKAEGKPKADSAFQVRETQKNTFNDYFGSKVDIKVAGNGKGKITIPFNSEADFNRIIKLING, from the coding sequence ATGACAAAAGTAATTAAAAAACAAGCCTTAGGAAGAGGATTATCTGCCTTATTAAAAGATCCGGAAAACGACATTCAATCAGTAGAAGACAAAAATGCTGATAAGGTTGTTGGAAATATCATTGAACTTGAGATAAGTGCCATTGAAATAAATCCGTTTCAGCCTAGAAGCAATTTTAATGAAGAATCTTTACGCGAATTAGCCACTTCTATTAAAGAACTTGGTGTAATTCAACCTATTACTGTTCGTAAATTAGATTTCAATAAATATCAGTTAATCTCAGGAGAACGTCGTCTTCGTGCTTCTAAATTAGTAGGACTGGCAACTGTCCCTGCTTATATAAGAATTGCAAACGATAACGAATCCTTGGTAATGGCACTGGTTGAAAACATTCAGCGTCATGACTTAGACCCAATTGAGATTGCACTTTCATACCAGCGTTTAATTGACGAAATCCAATTAACTCAGGAACAAATGAGTGAAAGAGTTGGAAAAAAACGTTCAACAATTGCAAATTACTTGCGTCTTTTAAAACTAGACCCAATTATTCAAACTGGTATTCGTGACGGTTTTATCAGTATGGGACACGGTCGTGCAATTATTAATATCGACGACTTAGAAGCTCAGACAGATATTTACCAAAAAATTGTAAGTCAGAATTTATCTGTTCGTGAGACAGAAGCTTTGGTAAAAAATTATCACGAAGGTGTTCCGGCAAAAGCAGAGGGAAAACCAAAAGCAGATTCTGCATTTCAAGTGAGAGAAACTCAAAAAAATACTTTCAACGATTATTTTGGTTCGAAAGTTGATATAAAAGTCGCAGGTAACGGTAAAGGAAAAATCACAATTCCTTTCAATTCCGAGGCCGACTTTAACAGAATTATAAAATTAATAAACGGATAG
- a CDS encoding DUF5683 domain-containing protein, producing MNKIVPIGLLFFLTGTVSLFAQVKKDTVLVVKDTTALQEIDPLTPAKAAFYSAILPGLGQAYNKRYWKIPLVYGAIGTSLYFYIDNNKKYHDYRDEYKRRLEGYGPGTGGKYDFLDNSRLIAGQKFYQRNRDLSALFVVGFYVLNIIDANVDAALIQFNVNERLSMRPEIYPADVTFKPNVGLTFNYTF from the coding sequence GTGAATAAAATTGTCCCCATTGGTCTATTGTTCTTTCTAACAGGAACCGTTTCTCTTTTTGCCCAGGTAAAAAAAGACACGGTTTTGGTCGTAAAAGACACCACTGCATTACAAGAAATAGACCCCCTTACACCAGCAAAAGCAGCGTTTTATTCTGCTATTTTACCTGGTTTAGGTCAAGCATACAACAAAAGATACTGGAAAATCCCATTGGTTTACGGAGCAATTGGAACCAGTTTGTATTTCTACATAGATAACAATAAAAAATACCACGATTATCGAGACGAATACAAACGAAGACTCGAAGGCTATGGCCCAGGAACTGGTGGCAAATACGATTTTCTTGACAACAGCCGACTTATAGCTGGACAGAAATTTTACCAAAGAAACAGAGATTTATCTGCTTTGTTTGTTGTTGGCTTTTATGTTCTTAATATAATAGATGCCAACGTTGACGCCGCTTTGATTCAGTTTAACGTAAACGAGAGACTATCAATGCGTCCTGAAATTTATCCCGCCGATGTAACATTTAAACCAAACGTCGGACTAACCTTTAATTATACATTTTAA
- the dapB gene encoding 4-hydroxy-tetrahydrodipicolinate reductase → MKIALLGYGKMGKVIERIALERGHEIVLKKDEFNTYDGLSTADVAIDFSVPSAAVSNISAAFNANVPVVSGTTGWLEHYDEMIALCNEKKGGFISSSNFSLGVNIFFGLNEYLAKIMKQFDSYKVSMEEIHHIHKLDAPSGTAISLAQGVIENSNYSEWTLEEAKNNQIHIEAKRIGEVPGTHTVNYDSAIDSIEIKHTAHNREGFALGAVIAAEWLAGKQGIFSMKDVLNLQ, encoded by the coding sequence ATGAAAATTGCGCTTTTAGGATACGGAAAAATGGGTAAAGTAATTGAAAGAATTGCTTTAGAAAGAGGTCATGAAATAGTTTTAAAAAAGGATGAATTTAACACCTATGACGGACTTTCAACAGCCGATGTTGCCATAGATTTCAGTGTTCCATCAGCTGCGGTAAGCAACATTTCTGCTGCTTTCAATGCCAATGTACCTGTAGTTTCAGGCACAACAGGATGGCTAGAACATTATGACGAAATGATTGCACTTTGCAACGAGAAAAAAGGAGGTTTTATTTCAAGTTCTAACTTTAGTTTGGGAGTAAATATCTTTTTTGGACTGAATGAATATCTGGCAAAAATCATGAAGCAATTTGATTCTTATAAAGTTTCAATGGAAGAAATTCATCACATTCACAAACTGGATGCACCAAGCGGTACAGCGATTTCTCTTGCTCAGGGCGTTATTGAAAACAGCAACTATTCTGAATGGACATTAGAAGAAGCAAAAAACAATCAAATTCATATCGAGGCAAAAAGAATTGGAGAAGTTCCAGGTACACATACTGTAAACTACGATTCAGCTATTGACAGCATCGAAATTAAACACACCGCTCACAATCGTGAAGGATTTGCACTTGGAGCTGTTATCGCTGCTGAATGGCTTGCAGGAAAACAAGGAATTTTCAGCATGAAAGATGTTTTAAACTTACAATAA
- the lepB gene encoding signal peptidase I: MTLYSWFVFFLAVQIIHFLGTWKLYQAAGRKSWEAAVPVYNSIVLMKIIGRPTWWTLLLFIPIINLIMFPVVWVETLRTFNKRSTLDTILGLFTLGFYIYYVNYTQKLEYRKDRSLTPENKTADTVSSLLFAIIVATLVHTYVVQPYTIPTSSLEKSLLIGDFLFVSKINYGPRVPMTTVALPMVHDSIPLTKRKSYLSWPQLPYFRLPAIQKIKRCDIVVFNWPVDTVHYFFEPKGRPGVIKPIDKKSNYVKRCVGIPGDSLSIKDGYVFINGQKLVLPERAKPQYSYSVALDGKTPIDFESLFKELDITDAAGFTSEKRDTLYLGALTEAGAERFKNTPGVTAVIRKIDRTNDNRIFPHINKWSQDNMGPIYIPEAGKTVALNNESLPFYKEIITNYEGNKLELQGSKFIINGKPATTYTFKQNYYWMMGDNRHNSEDSRYWGYVPENHIVGKPVFIWMSWDTNGKGINKIRWSRVFTTVDGEGQPQSYFKYFLIALALYFVGDFVWRKRRENKA, from the coding sequence ATGACACTTTACTCTTGGTTCGTATTTTTCTTAGCTGTACAGATCATTCATTTTCTTGGCACATGGAAACTGTATCAGGCAGCGGGAAGAAAAAGCTGGGAAGCTGCTGTTCCGGTATACAACTCGATTGTTTTAATGAAAATTATTGGACGCCCTACCTGGTGGACATTATTACTTTTTATTCCAATTATCAACCTGATTATGTTCCCGGTTGTTTGGGTAGAAACCTTAAGAACATTTAACAAAAGATCTACTTTAGACACCATTTTAGGACTTTTTACTCTGGGATTTTACATCTATTATGTAAATTACACCCAAAAATTAGAGTATCGCAAGGATCGTAGCTTAACTCCTGAAAACAAAACGGCAGATACCGTAAGCTCATTACTTTTTGCAATTATCGTTGCCACTTTAGTACACACTTATGTTGTACAACCTTATACAATTCCGACTTCATCTTTAGAAAAATCTTTGCTGATTGGTGATTTCCTTTTTGTAAGCAAAATAAACTACGGCCCAAGAGTCCCTATGACAACGGTAGCATTACCAATGGTTCACGACTCTATTCCTTTAACTAAGAGAAAATCTTACTTAAGCTGGCCTCAATTGCCTTATTTCAGACTTCCTGCTATTCAAAAAATAAAAAGATGTGACATTGTTGTCTTTAACTGGCCTGTCGATACAGTTCATTATTTCTTTGAACCAAAAGGAAGACCAGGTGTAATCAAGCCTATCGACAAAAAATCAAACTATGTAAAAAGATGTGTAGGTATTCCTGGAGATAGTTTATCTATAAAAGATGGATATGTATTCATTAACGGACAAAAATTAGTTCTTCCTGAAAGAGCAAAACCACAATATTCTTATTCTGTAGCACTGGACGGAAAAACTCCAATCGATTTTGAAAGTTTATTCAAAGAATTAGACATCACAGATGCAGCTGGCTTTACATCAGAAAAAAGAGATACACTTTATTTAGGTGCATTAACTGAAGCTGGTGCAGAAAGATTCAAAAACACTCCTGGTGTTACTGCAGTAATTCGTAAAATTGACAGAACAAATGACAATAGAATTTTCCCGCATATCAATAAATGGAGTCAGGACAATATGGGACCAATCTATATTCCTGAGGCTGGAAAAACGGTTGCTTTAAACAATGAATCGCTTCCATTTTACAAAGAAATCATCACAAATTACGAAGGAAATAAATTAGAGCTACAAGGTTCTAAGTTTATAATAAACGGGAAACCTGCGACAACTTATACCTTCAAACAAAATTATTACTGGATGATGGGAGATAACCGCCATAACTCTGAAGACAGTCGTTACTGGGGTTATGTTCCGGAAAATCATATTGTTGGAAAACCGGTATTCATCTGGATGAGCTGGGATACTAACGGAAAAGGCATCAACAAAATTCGCTGGAGCAGAGTTTTCACTACTGTCGATGGCGAAGGTCAGCCGCAATCTTACTTTAAATATTTCTTAATTGCTCTTGCCCTATATTTCGTTGGAGATTTTGTCTGGAGAAAAAGAAGAGAAAATAAAGCATAA
- a CDS encoding WbqC family protein: protein MNSLILPTYFPSISHFAVIAQSDKITFEMEDNFQKQTNRNRTYIYSPNGIQLLNIPVKHSKEAHQKTKDILIENEFDWQKQHFKSLEAAYRSSPFFEYFEDDIVPVFEKKHSFLMDLNFEVLDIVTKCLRMKFEFGKTTEYFHETPDFADFRYLANGKKDANSFEKYTQVFDDKHGFINNLSVLDLLFNEGKFSMDYLKTQKLI, encoded by the coding sequence ATGAATTCCTTAATACTTCCTACTTATTTTCCTTCTATTAGTCATTTTGCTGTAATTGCACAATCTGACAAAATTACTTTTGAAATGGAAGATAATTTTCAGAAACAGACTAATAGAAACAGAACCTATATCTATAGTCCAAACGGAATTCAATTATTAAATATTCCCGTTAAGCATTCAAAAGAAGCACATCAAAAAACAAAAGACATTTTGATTGAAAATGAATTTGACTGGCAAAAACAGCATTTTAAGTCTTTAGAAGCTGCTTACAGAAGCTCTCCTTTTTTCGAATACTTTGAAGATGATATCGTTCCTGTTTTTGAGAAAAAACACTCTTTTTTAATGGATTTAAATTTCGAAGTTTTAGACATTGTAACAAAATGTCTTCGCATGAAATTTGAATTCGGAAAAACAACTGAATATTTCCACGAAACACCTGATTTTGCTGATTTCAGATATTTAGCAAATGGAAAAAAAGATGCTAATTCTTTTGAAAAATATACTCAGGTTTTTGATGACAAACATGGATTCATTAATAATTTAAGTGTTTTGGATTTACTTTTTAATGAAGGTAAATTCTCGATGGATTATTTAAAGACTCAAAAATTAATCTAA
- a CDS encoding endonuclease/exonuclease/phosphatase family protein, with product MKNLSWFNKIMFFLNIVLTVLTFSVYILPFLAPKSFPLLSVLTLFMPAFFVANGLFFIYWGIQFKKRLILSGLVLLTGITFISKFYKFSAKEYVKDEKDFSVMSYNVRLFNVFKWLDRDDIPANIKTFIDEKDPDILCIQEYSNSAHLDLKVYPHRYIFIDGKKIKTGQAIFSKFPIIDEGKIVFPKSDNNVVYADIKRGKDVIRVYNMHLQSIKISPDVSEISDDIDNVNQKKSQRIYARISKGFTQQQEQAEIFKEHIKKCKYPIIICGDMNNSPFSYVYRSIKGKLKDAFEEAGEGFGATYKFKYYPARIDYIFTDSKMKVKHFESFSDFENSDHYPIMTRLSIDQF from the coding sequence ATGAAAAACCTTTCTTGGTTTAATAAAATAATGTTCTTTTTGAATATAGTCCTGACTGTGCTTACATTTAGCGTCTATATTCTTCCGTTTTTAGCACCTAAGAGCTTTCCGCTTTTATCGGTGCTTACTCTGTTTATGCCGGCCTTTTTTGTTGCTAATGGACTGTTTTTTATCTACTGGGGAATTCAGTTTAAAAAACGCCTTATTTTGTCCGGTTTGGTTTTGCTTACCGGAATCACATTTATTAGTAAATTCTATAAATTTTCAGCTAAAGAATATGTGAAGGACGAAAAGGATTTTTCTGTAATGAGTTATAACGTACGTCTTTTCAATGTTTTTAAATGGCTGGATCGTGATGATATTCCTGCAAATATTAAAACTTTTATAGACGAAAAAGATCCTGATATTTTATGTATTCAGGAATATTCTAATTCGGCGCATTTGGATTTAAAAGTATATCCGCACCGTTATATTTTTATAGATGGGAAGAAAATAAAAACAGGTCAGGCTATTTTTTCGAAGTTTCCTATTATCGACGAAGGAAAGATTGTTTTTCCGAAGTCGGATAACAATGTTGTTTATGCCGATATTAAACGTGGAAAAGATGTTATTCGTGTTTATAACATGCATTTACAGTCCATTAAGATATCTCCGGATGTAAGCGAAATTTCGGATGATATTGACAATGTAAACCAGAAGAAATCACAACGAATTTATGCCAGGATCAGTAAAGGGTTTACACAGCAACAAGAGCAGGCGGAAATTTTTAAGGAACATATTAAAAAATGTAAATACCCAATAATTATTTGTGGAGACATGAATAACAGTCCATTTTCTTATGTGTACAGAAGTATCAAAGGAAAACTTAAAGATGCTTTTGAAGAGGCAGGAGAAGGCTTTGGAGCGACTTATAAATTTAAATATTATCCTGCCCGAATTGACTACATTTTTACAGATTCTAAAATGAAAGTAAAACATTTTGAGAGTTTTTCTGATTTCGAAAATTCAGATCATTATCCTATCATGACCAGACTTTCAATAGATCAATTTTAG
- a CDS encoding rhomboid family intramembrane serine protease, with protein MNILDDLKLQYRLGGIAMRVMYWNIACFIVSLIFFYQFSIGLFDFPNWIALSSDPQVFMFKPWTFLTYAFFHDGFLHLLFNMMVLNFASQLFLTYFTQKQYLGLYLLSAIFSGIVFALSFYVLGTAASIVGASAAIMAILVAATTYSPLMNVRLFLFGNVKLWHITAVILVLDLMQFRLGNTGGHISHLAGALFGFIYIKLLQNGTDLSIIVSKTLDFFVNLFRKSPKTPFKKVHKNYKKPTEKSTSRIVTKDKTQQQIDEILDKISQSGYDCLTKEEKEFLFKAGK; from the coding sequence ATGAATATCCTGGACGATTTAAAATTACAATATAGATTGGGAGGTATAGCTATGCGTGTTATGTATTGGAACATTGCGTGCTTTATTGTTTCTTTGATATTTTTCTATCAATTTTCAATTGGTCTTTTTGATTTTCCGAACTGGATTGCTTTATCATCAGATCCGCAGGTTTTTATGTTTAAGCCTTGGACTTTTTTAACATATGCTTTTTTTCACGACGGATTTCTTCACCTGTTATTTAATATGATGGTGCTTAATTTTGCCAGTCAGCTTTTTTTAACCTATTTTACTCAAAAACAATATTTGGGATTGTATCTTTTAAGTGCCATTTTCTCAGGGATTGTTTTTGCTTTGAGTTTTTATGTATTAGGAACTGCAGCTTCAATAGTTGGTGCATCGGCGGCTATAATGGCAATTTTAGTTGCCGCAACAACTTATTCTCCGTTAATGAATGTTCGGCTGTTTTTATTCGGAAATGTAAAACTCTGGCATATTACCGCTGTAATTTTAGTTTTAGATTTAATGCAGTTTCGCCTTGGAAATACCGGCGGACATATTTCGCATCTTGCAGGTGCTTTGTTTGGCTTTATTTATATTAAACTACTACAAAATGGTACCGATTTGAGTATCATCGTTTCTAAAACATTAGATTTCTTTGTTAATCTTTTTAGAAAATCCCCAAAGACCCCATTTAAAAAAGTTCATAAAAATTACAAAAAACCTACAGAAAAATCTACATCAAGAATTGTTACGAAAGACAAAACACAACAGCAAATTGATGAGATTTTAGATAAGATCAGCCAGTCTGGTTATGATTGTCTGACTAAAGAAGAAAAAGAGTTTTTATTTAAAGCTGGAAAATAA